One Elusimicrobiota bacterium genomic region harbors:
- the menA gene encoding 1,4-dihydroxy-2-naphthoate octaprenyltransferase, which translates to MTNSKEEILNEINKASICCVSTYSGIKIKNRMMHFAVSPDFNFYLSSMKTDPKTKQILLRSEVSMLIYIPGNTFPDDKEIELTGYAQMVREENKECAVQLLIKRSPVVSQLSQYNKLDMLAFIKIIPLQIKFRHVKDILQGISPTVIGFEQNQTSISDWDRFKKKINAWITETRYPFLSVTVLPVLLGTTIAFVKKSIFNPIYFVLALLGTVSLHLGTNIINDYFDHKSGNDEINNEFVRPFSGGSRMIQMGLLTPLEVLTGALMFFIVGSGIGLYLVYKCGLSVLLLGLIGVISGFFYTAPLFNWASKGIGELLVGLNFGVLVSLGSYYVQTGTFSWEVFWASLPLGILVTAILLINEFPDYTADKKVSKNTQVVRLGKEKSANIFGYIMISSYVVLVAGVIAGYLPKIILFGLISLPFAIQSVIYAKKFHSNSSDMAIGNGFTILCFNIVSVISIISYLWLSLRNLYLLPILFLASVFIVWNYKAVIRQKETFLRLKEII; encoded by the coding sequence ATGACAAATTCTAAAGAAGAAATTTTGAATGAAATTAATAAGGCAAGTATTTGTTGTGTATCTACCTATTCAGGAATCAAGATTAAAAATAGGATGATGCATTTTGCTGTTTCACCCGACTTTAATTTTTATTTATCTTCTATGAAAACGGATCCCAAAACCAAACAAATACTCTTACGGTCTGAAGTTTCAATGCTTATTTATATTCCCGGAAATACATTCCCTGATGATAAAGAAATAGAACTTACTGGGTATGCACAAATGGTGAGAGAAGAGAATAAAGAGTGTGCAGTTCAACTTTTAATTAAACGTTCGCCCGTCGTTTCACAACTTTCACAATATAACAAACTTGACATGCTTGCTTTTATTAAAATTATACCTTTACAGATAAAATTTCGCCATGTAAAAGATATCTTACAAGGTATATCTCCAACAGTTATTGGATTTGAGCAAAACCAAACATCCATTTCTGATTGGGATAGGTTTAAGAAAAAAATTAATGCATGGATAACGGAAACAAGATATCCTTTTCTTTCAGTTACCGTTTTGCCGGTACTTCTTGGAACGACAATTGCATTCGTGAAAAAAAGTATTTTTAATCCTATATATTTCGTTCTTGCCCTTCTTGGTACAGTTTCTCTTCACCTTGGAACAAATATCATAAATGATTATTTTGACCATAAATCGGGTAATGATGAAATAAATAACGAATTTGTACGACCTTTTTCCGGAGGTTCAAGAATGATACAAATGGGTTTACTGACTCCTCTTGAGGTTTTAACTGGAGCATTAATGTTCTTTATTGTTGGAAGTGGCATAGGGTTATACCTTGTTTATAAATGTGGGTTGTCAGTGCTTCTTTTGGGATTAATAGGTGTTATTTCAGGATTTTTCTATACTGCACCTTTATTCAATTGGGCGAGTAAGGGTATAGGAGAATTATTAGTTGGATTAAATTTTGGTGTTTTAGTTTCATTGGGAAGTTACTATGTTCAGACCGGAACATTTTCATGGGAAGTATTCTGGGCATCTTTACCGCTTGGAATTCTGGTAACTGCAATTCTGTTGATAAATGAATTTCCTGATTATACCGCTGACAAAAAAGTAAGTAAAAATACACAAGTAGTGCGTTTGGGTAAAGAAAAATCTGCTAATATTTTTGGATATATAATGATAAGTAGTTATGTAGTTCTTGTAGCAGGAGTTATTGCCGGATATTTGCCAAAGATTATATTATTTGGATTAATTTCCCTGCCATTTGCAATTCAATCGGTAATATATGCTAAAAAATTTCATTCAAATTCATCCGATATGGCTATTGGAAATGGATTTACAATTTTGTGTTTCAATATAGTATCAGTTATCTCCATAATTTCATATCTTTGGTTGTCATTAAGAAATTTATATTTATTACCTATTTTATTTTTGGCTTCTGTTTTCATAGTTTGGAACTATAAAGCTGTAATACGGCAAAAAGAAACTTTTTTAAGATTGAAAGAAATTATATGA